The following coding sequences lie in one Crassostrea angulata isolate pt1a10 chromosome 10, ASM2561291v2, whole genome shotgun sequence genomic window:
- the LOC128168381 gene encoding adenine DNA glycosylase-like produces the protein MVKRKLKERDNGDGKTDEPISSIHSFKNEEKKEFRQKLVTWFQENQRDLPWRNHLSNPDVDQRAYAVWVSEIMLQQTQVATVIEYYKRWMKKWPTLQDLAKASLEEVNEIWSGLGYYSRGRRLLEGAQKVVKEFGGKMPRTAESLLKHLPGVGRYTAGAIASIAYGQATGIVDGNVIRVLCRMRIIGANSTSQPVQNKLWSLADEVVDPDHPADFNQGIMELGATVCTPKSPGCASCPVQNLCLAKAMVDQNKHRNGNKLGINNGPIIADIECAADKCDLCLPENETWDEKEGVQNYPRKAGKKAAREEKTSVCVLCRRTKSGADQYYLVQRAQKGLLAGLWEFPSVKVEDESDETVGHTIQEILQKSCGLTLLPSTQSSMVGNVEHIFSHIHQTYIVQAVIVPEEEVDDSQVHAENSRWVTKEEFSSAAVSTAMKKVFKAFESHGKKKTSTADPGKNQKSITAFFKKKKE, from the exons ATGGTGAAGCGCAAACTTAAGGAAAGAGACAATGGTGATGGCAAAACTGACG AGCCAATATCGTCCATCCATAGCTTTAAAAACGAAGAGAAAAAGGAATTTCGTCAGAAATTAGTTACTTGGTTTCAAGAAAACCAAAGGGATCTCCCATGGAGAAATCATTTGAGCAATCCAGATGTCGATCAAAGAGCCTATGCAG TGTGGGTCTCGGAGATCATGTTACAGCAAACACAGGTAGCAACAGTGATTGAGTACTACAAAAGATGGATGAAG AAATGGCCAACTTTACAGGACCTGGCAAAAGCTTCTCTGGAG GAGGTGAATGAGATATGGTCGGGTCTGGGTTACTACAGCAGAGGCAGGAGGTTGCTGGAGGGAGCTCAAAAG GTTGTTAAAGAATTTGGAGGAAAGATGCCAAGGACAGCCGAGAGTCTGTTGAAACACTTACCTGGGGTTGGCAGGTACACAGCAGGAGCGATAGCCTCCATAGCTTATGGTCAG GCTACAGGAATTGTAGATGGTAATGTGATTCGAGTTCTGTGCAGAATGAGGATCATTGGAGCTAATTCCACAAGTCAACCAGTCCAAAACAAACTGTG GAGTTTGGCTGATGAGGTTGTAGACCCAGACCACCCTGCTGATTTTAATCAAGGAATCATGGAGTTGGGGGCCACAGTTTGTACCCCCAAGTCTCCCGGCTGTGCCTCCTGTCCCGTACAGAACCTGTGTCTAGCTAAAGCCATG GTAGACCAGAACAAACACAGAAATGGCAACAAGCTCGGAATCAACAATGGACCAATCATTGCAGATATAGAATGTG cTGCTGACAAATGTGATCTGTGTTTACCAGAAAACGAGACATGGGatgaaaa AGAAGGGGTCCAGAATTATCCAAGAAAAGCTGGTAAGAAGGCAGCTAGAGAAGAGAAGACGAGTGTGTGTGTGCTGTGTAGGAGGACAAAGAGTGGAGCTGATCAGTATTACCTGGTACAGAGGGCCCAGAAAG GATTACTGGCGGGTCTGTGGGAATTCCCCTCTGTGAAGGTGGAGGATGAGTCTGATGAGACGGTGGGTCACACAATACAGGAGATCCTCCAGAAGTCCTGTGGATTGACCCTCCTCCCCTCCACACAATCCTCAATGGTCGGCAAT GTTGAGCACATCTTTTCCCACATTCACCAGACCTACATAGTACAAGCAGTGATTGTCCCCGAAGAGGAAGTGGATGATTCACAAGTTCATGCGGAAAACAGTCGATGGGTGACCAAGGAAGAGTTCTCTTCGGCTGCTGTTTCCACCGCCATGAAAAAG GTTTTCAAAGCTTTTGAAAGTCATGGAAAAAAG AAAACAAGCACTGCTGATCCTGGTAAAAACCAAAAGTCTATaacagcattttttaaaaagaaaaaggaatGA